The following DNA comes from Bos indicus x Bos taurus breed Angus x Brahman F1 hybrid chromosome 22, Bos_hybrid_MaternalHap_v2.0, whole genome shotgun sequence.
ATAGCTCCCATCTGTGCTCTCTCTACCACCCAGCACCAGCCCTCAAGCCTGGTGTCTCACCCACACGACTGGACATGGAGTCAAATGAGAAGAAACTTTCTCAGGGCTGTGAGAGCCAAGAGGAGGAGATTCTGAGTGTTCTTAGAGATCAGGGATGCCTTTCCAAGGAGGAAGGCCAGGGCAAGCAGAGGGACCAGAGGCACAGTTGGGAGGTGAGCTGGAGGCTCCGACGGGCCCGAGTGATCGGGGTGGCCTGGGACCCAATACCTGAGGCCTGTAGGGTGGGGAGTGAGGACAGTAAAGAGACCCAAGCATCCAGACCCTAATGCCCCTGGCTCAAGGAGGTGGGTGAAATACCCAAATCAGTGATTTGCAGAAGCCCCCTAGACAATGGTATGGAGGGTGGACAGTGGTCAGGGAAGAGCCAGGAACACAGAGGAGGACTTTGGGCATTCTGGCTCCCCGTTGGAGGAGAGAAGACGGGGTAGGACCAGGGAAGGAGTGGTACGAGGTCTAGGAGTGTCctcaggcagaaggagcaggtaGGGCTCCCAGGCTTCCAGCTCAGGGTCCTGCGGCAGCACCCAGCCAACAGCTCAGTGCGGACAACCAGGGTGTTCATGGGAGTCTTGAACCCAGAGCCATGTGTGCACGAGAACTCGTGTCTTGAAAAGGGAAGGGACAGCCCCTGGAACATGTGAGAACTGAGAGGAGAAGCAGCCCGGATGCACCCGAGCCAGCCCTGCCTCCTAAGAGGAGACTCCCTGGAGGAGACTCAGCAGAACCCACAGAGGAGGGGACCCAGGAGAGAAGCGACAGGGGAGAATCAGTGTTTGGAGGACAGATGGACTCTGCAGCCTGTGAAGATAAAGATAAGGCTTTAGTGCGGCCCCTGTACTTAGGGAGGGCTGTCCAGCCTGCGATGGCCTGAGGGTGAAATAGAGCAAAGAAGCGTGCAGATGACCATTTCTCAGGGCAGATGAGAGGCAGCCAAAGCAATAGGCCAGGTTTGGTAGGTTCTGGGGCCAGGACATTTTTAGACTGAGAAGAGCAATGCAGAGGAATCCAGGAGAGGAGACAAATGGAGCTCACTGTATGAGGGCTGGACACAGAGACGATGGTGTGGCCCTGTGTCTACCTAGGGACTGGCTGGTGTGTACATCTTGAGATGTAGTACTGTCATCCACTCACCAAATGTCAAGTGACCCTCTACTGGGTTCCAGGCAGTGCCAAGAGGTGGAGGCTGACTGCTGAATACACTCCTTTACCCCGGATCCTCAGGAGCCCATGGTGTGGACTCAGAGGGGATGTAGACAGTGCCtggtccctccctctcctcaagGACTCAACCCCTTTGAGCAACCGTGCCTGTGACACTTCCCACGGACCCCAGGAGAGGCCGAGATATTGTCAGGGAGATGGAGAAACCCTTTCGTCACCTTGCACAGGGGCCTCCCTGACCACTGCCCAGAAATCCAATGAAGCAACAGCAAAGCCTGAGTCAAGTCCACCTCGCACCTGGGAGGAGGCCAGGGATGGGGCGGGTCAGGTTGAGTCTTTGCATCAGGCCCAGGCTGAGCATAAAAGGAGGGTCCCTCAGGTGGGAGGAGGCAGACTGGGCACCATGGAGACCCCGAGGGCCAGCCTCTCCCTGGGACGGTGGtcactgtggctgctgctgctgggactAGCGCTGCCCTCGGCCAGCGCCCAGGCCCTCAGCTACAGGGAGGCCGTGCTTCGTGCTGTGGATCAGCTCAATGAGCAATCCTCAGAACCTAACATTTACCGTCTTCTCGAGCTGGACCAGCCTCCTCAGGATGTAAgtcagggagggggctggggaagggaccCTCTGGGTGGAGGAGCAGAGACACAGAGCAGAGAAGGAAGCCTGAGCCCAAGCCCAGTCTCCCCACTCTGATCCTCGAGCAGGATGAAGACCCAGACAGCCCGAAGCGGGTGAGCTTCAGGGTGAAGGAGACCGTGTGCTCCAGGACCACCCAGCAGCCCCCCGAGCAGTGTGACTTCAAGGAGAATGGGGtgagcctgggggctgggggcacagGAGGCTGCTTCCCAGATTGCTGAACAGGGGGCTTCGAGCAAGGTTCCCAGCCCCTGGTGTGAGGCTGGGAGCTTATGGCCTGGGGGTGGGTGGTTCCACTTTGACCTTGAGCCTCCCCTTCCAGCTGCTGAAACGCTGTGAGGGGACAGTCACCCTGGACCAGGTCAGGGGTAACTTCGACATCACCTGTAATAATGTAAGTGGCCCCTTCTGTACTGTGGGAACTGCTGTGCCGGTGGGTTGTGGAACTCCCTTTGGACCAATGACCCACTGCCCCATCCAGGGCAGAGAAAGACTCTCctaccctgccccctccctccccgagCCCCAGATCTCCCGTCCTGGCTGTGTGTCccttagagcagtggttctctcCTGGGGTCCCCACCCAGAGAACTTGTCAGAAAGGCAGATTCTCAGCCCCACTCAGGCCACCTGAGTTGGACTCTGGGGTGGGGTCTGACCATTTGTCTTTTCCCAGGACTTCCAGGGATTCTGACTGTGCTAAAGTTTTGAGAGTCACGAGCCCTCAACCTCTGCTCTCTTCCAGCTTTGCTGGGATGGGCTTGTGActctgggaagcccttgtcttCCTTTAGTCTCTTCATCTATTTCTGAGTGTGGGGATTCCACCTCATGCTCCAAATATCACAGCCAGAGGTGAACTTGTGCCTGAGGATCCTGGTGTGACCCTGAAACAGGAAGGGCCAGGTGGGGAGGGATCTTGGGTTGATGGTGATGCCGTACCAACAAGCAAcctgtgtttttcttgtttcacaGCACCGGAGCATCAGGATTACAAAGCAGCCATGGGCACCACCACAGGCAGCCCGATTATGTCGCATTGTAGTGATAAGGGTTTGCAGATAATCAGCTCTTGTAGATTTCTGTCATAAGCCAGCAAAGAGTCCTAAGGGTTTTCTTACTCTGCCTCAAGCTACTggatctgaaaaataaattcttgtgACATGATATCCTCCAGGTCTCAATTTCATTGTCTCCTCTCCTCACAGTTATCAAGAAAGAATCTTGAACTATTTCATGTCTCGTGTGTGTgtacccgtgtgtgtgtgtgtctatgtgtctgtgtgtgtgtccatgagtgtatgtgtgtgtgagatcaCTCCTGTGAACACAGAGAAGGGTGAGGGCCCTGTTCCTTCCACGCGGGAGGCAGTAGCCTCAGGAGCTCCAGGACAGCGTCTCCATCCTTGGGCGCCTCCCGAACACTTCACCCGCCccactctgccctcctcctccaacaCCCAGTAGGACCTAAGGAGACCTGCTGTGTGTgcagtgctggtgggaatgcTGCTCCTGCTTGCATGGAGCTGACAGTCCACGAGGGCCCATGCTTGTCACCTTGTGAAGCACTCAGAGAGACGCAGTTGAGTCTCAGGGCTCAGCCTGCAGGTGCAATGCCCATGAGTCTCATGGACATGACGCTGGCTGGGAGGAGCAGAGGAGGGGGCGATGCAGGATGGGGGCTCATACCTGAGTTTGCTGGGGAAAAGGTGCATGCGGATTTCTGAAAGACCAGGTGTGGAGGCGGGGGCAACCACTCTAAGATGAGGACTGTGATGTCTTTTCTGAGCAGACCTC
Coding sequences within:
- the LOC113880923 gene encoding cathelicidin-1 produces the protein METPRASLSLGRWSLWLLLLGLALPSASAQALSYREAVLRAVDQLNEQSSEPNIYRLLELDQPPQDDEDPDSPKRVSFRVKETVCSRTTQQPPEQCDFKENGLLKRCEGTVTLDQVRGNFDITCNNHRSIRITKQPWAPPQAARLCRIVVIRVCR